The following coding sequences are from one Streptomyces sp. V3I7 window:
- a CDS encoding fumarate hydratase: MPEFAYTDLLPQGRDTTPYRLVTSEGVSTFEADGRTFLKVEPEALRKLAEEAIHDIQHYLRPAHLAQLRRIVDDPEASGNDKFVALDLLKNANIAAAGVLPMCQDTGTAIVMGKRGQNVLTEGEDEKALSHGIYDAYTKLNLRYSQMAPLTMWEEKNTGSNLPAQIELYATDGGAYKFLFMAKGGGSANKSFLYQETKAVLNEASMMKFLEEKIRSLGTAACPPYHLAIVVGGTSAEYALKTAKYASAHYLDEIPAEGSELGHGFRDKELEEKVFELTQKIGIGAQFGGKYFCHDVRVVRLPRHGASCPVAIAVSCSADRQAVAKITAEGVFLEQLETDPARFLPETTDEHLSDESSDVVKIDLNQPMDEILAELTKYPVKTRLSLTGPLVVARDIAHAKIKERLDAGEEMPQYLKDHPVYYAGPAKTPEGYASGSFGPTTAGRMDSYVEQFQAAGGSKVMLAKGNRSKQVTDACGAHGGFYLGSIGGPAARLAQDCIKKVEVVEYEELGMEAVWKIEVEDFPAFIVVDDKGNDFFQDPAPQPTFTSIPVRGPGLA, encoded by the coding sequence ATGCCTGAGTTCGCGTACACCGATCTGCTCCCCCAGGGAAGGGACACCACCCCGTACCGGCTGGTGACCTCCGAGGGTGTCTCCACCTTCGAGGCCGACGGGCGGACGTTCCTCAAGGTCGAGCCCGAGGCGCTGCGCAAGCTCGCCGAAGAGGCGATCCACGACATCCAGCACTACCTGCGCCCGGCTCACCTCGCCCAGCTGCGCCGGATCGTCGACGACCCCGAGGCTTCCGGCAACGACAAGTTCGTCGCCCTGGACCTGCTGAAGAACGCGAACATCGCGGCGGCGGGCGTGCTCCCGATGTGCCAGGACACCGGCACAGCGATCGTCATGGGCAAGCGCGGCCAGAACGTCCTCACCGAAGGTGAGGACGAGAAGGCCCTCTCCCACGGCATCTACGACGCCTACACCAAGCTGAACCTGCGCTACTCGCAGATGGCTCCGCTCACCATGTGGGAGGAGAAGAACACCGGCTCCAACCTGCCGGCCCAGATCGAGCTGTACGCCACCGACGGCGGCGCGTACAAGTTCCTGTTCATGGCCAAGGGCGGCGGCTCCGCCAACAAGTCCTTCCTGTACCAGGAGACGAAGGCCGTCCTGAACGAGGCCTCCATGATGAAGTTCCTGGAGGAGAAGATCCGTTCGCTCGGTACGGCCGCCTGCCCGCCGTACCACCTGGCGATCGTCGTCGGCGGTACGTCCGCCGAGTACGCGCTGAAGACGGCGAAGTACGCCTCCGCGCACTACCTGGACGAGATCCCGGCGGAGGGCTCGGAGCTCGGACACGGCTTCCGGGACAAGGAGCTGGAGGAGAAGGTCTTCGAGCTCACCCAGAAGATCGGCATCGGCGCGCAGTTCGGCGGCAAGTACTTCTGCCACGACGTGCGTGTGGTGCGGCTGCCGCGGCACGGTGCGTCCTGCCCGGTCGCCATCGCCGTCTCCTGCTCGGCCGACCGGCAGGCCGTCGCGAAGATCACGGCCGAGGGCGTCTTCCTGGAGCAGCTCGAGACGGACCCGGCGCGCTTCCTGCCGGAGACCACGGACGAGCACCTCTCCGACGAGTCCTCGGACGTCGTCAAGATCGACCTGAACCAGCCGATGGACGAGATCCTGGCCGAGCTGACGAAGTACCCGGTCAAGACGCGGCTTTCACTGACCGGTCCGCTGGTCGTGGCGCGCGACATCGCGCACGCCAAGATCAAGGAGCGGCTCGACGCGGGTGAGGAGATGCCGCAGTACCTGAAGGACCACCCGGTGTACTACGCCGGCCCCGCGAAGACCCCCGAGGGCTACGCGTCGGGCTCCTTCGGGCCGACGACGGCCGGACGCATGGACTCCTACGTCGAGCAGTTCCAGGCGGCGGGCGGCTCGAAGGTGATGCTGGCCAAGGGCAACCGGAGCAAGCAGGTCACCGACGCGTGCGGGGCCCATGGCGGCTTCTACCTCGGTTCCATCGGCGGCCCGGCCGCGCGGCTCGCCCAGGACTGCATCAAGAAGGTCGAGGTCGTCGAGTACGAGGAGCTCGGCATGGAGGCGGTCTGGAAGATCGAGGTCGAGGACTTCCCGGCGTTCATTGTCGTGGACGACAAGGGCAACGACTTCTTCCAGGATCCGGCGCCGCAGCCGACGTTCACGTCGATTCCGGTGCGGGGGCCCGGGCTGGCCTAG
- a CDS encoding aspartate ammonia-lyase, with amino-acid sequence MSEYRIEHDSMGEIRVPVDAKWRAQTQRAVENFPVSGQRLERAHIEALGRIKGAAAKVNAGLGVLDGEAAEAIQDAAAEVAEGKWDAEFPVDVFQTGSGTSSNMNANEVIATLASERLGRDVHPNDHVNASQSSNDVFPSSIHIAATAAVSRDLIPALEHLADALARKAEEFGDVVKSGRTHLMDATPVTLGQEFGGYAAQVRYGVERLRASLPRLAELPLGGTAVGTGINTPPGFSAAVIEEVARATGLPLTEARDHFEAQGARDGIVETSGQLRTIAVGLTKIANDLRWMASGPRTGLAEIRLPDLQPGSSIMPGKVNPVVPEAVLMVCAQVIGNDVTITTAGAAGNFELNVMLPVIAKNVLESVRLLTNATRLLADRTVDGITADRERTREYAESSPSVVTPLNRYLGYEEAAKVAKKALAERTTIRQAVLDGGYVERGVLTLEQLDEALDVLRMTHP; translated from the coding sequence ATGAGCGAATACCGCATCGAGCACGACTCCATGGGCGAGATCCGCGTCCCCGTCGACGCCAAGTGGCGGGCGCAGACGCAGCGGGCCGTCGAGAACTTTCCCGTGTCCGGGCAGCGGCTGGAGCGGGCCCACATCGAGGCGCTCGGGCGGATCAAGGGGGCGGCGGCGAAGGTGAACGCCGGGCTCGGGGTGCTCGACGGGGAGGCCGCCGAGGCCATCCAGGACGCGGCGGCCGAGGTGGCCGAGGGGAAGTGGGACGCGGAGTTTCCCGTCGACGTCTTCCAGACGGGGTCCGGCACGTCGTCCAACATGAACGCCAACGAGGTCATCGCGACGCTGGCGAGCGAGCGGCTCGGGCGGGACGTGCATCCCAACGATCACGTCAACGCGTCGCAGTCGTCCAACGACGTCTTTCCGTCGTCGATCCACATCGCCGCCACCGCCGCCGTCAGCCGTGATCTGATCCCGGCGCTGGAGCACCTCGCCGACGCGCTGGCACGCAAGGCCGAGGAGTTCGGCGACGTCGTGAAGTCCGGGCGAACGCATCTGATGGACGCGACTCCGGTGACCCTGGGGCAGGAGTTCGGGGGGTACGCCGCCCAGGTGCGGTACGGGGTCGAGCGGCTGCGCGCCTCGCTCCCCCGGCTCGCCGAGCTGCCGCTGGGCGGGACCGCCGTCGGGACCGGGATCAACACGCCGCCGGGGTTCTCCGCCGCCGTGATCGAGGAGGTCGCGCGGGCGACGGGGCTGCCGCTGACCGAGGCGCGCGACCACTTCGAGGCGCAGGGGGCGCGGGACGGGATCGTGGAGACCAGCGGGCAGCTGCGGACCATCGCCGTCGGGCTGACCAAGATCGCCAATGACCTGCGCTGGATGGCGTCGGGGCCGCGCACGGGACTCGCCGAGATCCGGCTGCCCGACCTCCAGCCGGGGTCGTCGATCATGCCGGGCAAGGTCAATCCGGTCGTCCCGGAGGCCGTGCTCATGGTCTGCGCGCAGGTCATCGGCAACGACGTCACCATCACCACGGCCGGCGCCGCCGGGAACTTCGAGCTGAACGTGATGCTCCCGGTGATCGCGAAGAACGTCCTGGAATCCGTCCGCCTGCTGACGAACGCCACCCGCCTCCTCGCCGACCGCACCGTCGACGGGATCACCGCCGACCGGGAGCGGACCCGCGAGTACGCCGAGTCCTCGCCGTCCGTGGTCACCCCGCTCAACCGGTACCTCGGGTACGAGGAGGCCGCCAAGGTGGCCAAGAAGGCCCTCGCGGAGCGCACGACCATCCGGCAGGCCGTCCTCGACGGCGGCTACGTGGAACGCGGCGTCCTCACGCTCGAACAGCTCGACGAGGCCCTGGACGTACTCCGTATGACGCACCCATGA
- a CDS encoding ABC transporter ATP-binding protein, producing MTTASYSSSPAPLLTAERLRKTYGPTVALEDASLSLHPGEIVAVMGPSGSGKSTLLHCLAGVVRPDSGSITYDGQKFATMNDARRSALRRSEFGFVFQFGQLVPELTCVENVALPLRLNGTPRKEAERTALSWLERLEADDLKGKRPGEVSGGQGQRVAVARALVSRPRVLFADEPTGALDSLNGERVMELLTDAARTTDAAVVLVTHEARVAAWSDREVVVRDGRSRALGMERAG from the coding sequence ATGACCACCGCCTCGTACTCCTCTTCTCCCGCTCCCCTGCTCACCGCCGAGCGGCTGCGCAAGACGTACGGGCCGACCGTCGCGCTCGAGGACGCCTCGCTCTCGCTCCACCCCGGCGAGATCGTGGCCGTGATGGGCCCCTCCGGCTCCGGCAAGTCGACGCTGCTGCACTGCCTCGCCGGGGTCGTGCGGCCCGACTCCGGGTCGATCACGTACGACGGGCAGAAGTTCGCCACGATGAACGACGCCCGGCGCAGCGCGCTCCGCCGGTCCGAGTTCGGCTTCGTGTTCCAGTTCGGGCAGCTCGTGCCGGAGCTGACCTGTGTGGAGAACGTCGCGCTGCCGCTCAGGCTGAACGGCACCCCGCGCAAGGAGGCCGAGCGGACCGCGCTCTCCTGGCTGGAGCGGCTGGAGGCCGACGACCTGAAGGGCAAGCGGCCCGGTGAGGTCTCCGGCGGCCAGGGGCAGCGGGTCGCGGTGGCCCGTGCGCTGGTCTCCCGTCCTCGGGTGCTGTTCGCCGACGAGCCGACCGGCGCGCTCGACTCGCTCAACGGCGAGCGCGTGATGGAGCTGCTGACGGACGCGGCCCGTACGACCGATGCCGCCGTCGTCCTTGTCACGCACGAGGCGCGCGTGGCGGCCTGGTCCGACCGCGAGGTCGTCGTACGGGACGGCCGGTCCCGGGCGCTGGGCATGGAGCGCGCCGGATGA
- a CDS encoding SDR family NAD(P)-dependent oxidoreductase, whose amino-acid sequence MTSQTQTYLSELFSLDGRTALVTGGSSGIGRGIAGALARAGARVVVVARREGELKATVDELVGDGCQAGWVSGDLSTRAGMRAAAEEAVGVFGEPDILVNSAGINVRPPMGELSEAEWDATMAVNLEAPYLLGQRFGPGMAERGFGRIIHITSQQAHRAFVHSGAYGVSKGALESLARSQAEAWSPYGVTCNTLVPGFVMTPLNTQLSSDPEKVAALAARTLVGRNGLADDFAGAAVFLASPASAYVTGQSVFVDGGFSVH is encoded by the coding sequence ATGACCTCTCAGACGCAGACGTACCTCTCCGAGCTGTTCTCCCTGGACGGTCGAACGGCCCTGGTCACCGGGGGGAGTTCCGGCATCGGCCGGGGTATTGCCGGGGCGCTCGCCCGGGCCGGGGCACGGGTTGTCGTGGTGGCACGCAGGGAGGGGGAACTGAAGGCCACCGTCGATGAGTTGGTCGGCGACGGGTGTCAGGCGGGCTGGGTGAGTGGGGACTTGAGTACGCGTGCCGGGATGCGGGCGGCGGCCGAGGAGGCCGTCGGGGTGTTCGGGGAGCCGGACATCCTTGTCAACTCCGCCGGGATCAACGTGCGTCCGCCGATGGGCGAGTTGAGCGAGGCGGAGTGGGACGCCACGATGGCGGTGAACCTGGAGGCGCCGTACCTGCTGGGACAGCGGTTCGGGCCCGGGATGGCCGAGCGGGGCTTCGGGCGGATCATCCACATCACCTCGCAGCAGGCGCACCGGGCGTTCGTCCACAGCGGCGCCTACGGCGTCTCCAAGGGGGCGCTGGAGTCGCTGGCCCGTTCGCAGGCCGAGGCCTGGTCGCCGTACGGCGTCACCTGCAACACGCTGGTCCCGGGCTTCGTGATGACGCCGCTCAACACCCAGCTGTCCTCCGACCCCGAGAAGGTCGCGGCCCTGGCCGCGCGCACGTTGGTCGGCCGCAACGGCCTGGCCGACGACTTCGCCGGCGCCGCGGTCTTCCTCGCGAGCCCCGCCTCCGCCTACGTCACCGGGCAGTCCGTCTTCGTCGACGGCGGGTTCTCCGTGCACTGA
- a CDS encoding SpoIIE family protein phosphatase translates to MTEQPTSYDSPQPGVDPADPRGALAPAPHAPYPSHAPQPCGTAALPAQARTGDTPAAPGATTPRGTEKESPVNGPEHAQPAAAETDAHRPRPAPASEEIPVQPAPDEDRRTGRGLPPGRPMPMRRVGDRLRFVGAATRRIARGIDLDEIVMGLCRATVPTFSDAILVYLRDPLPVGDERPTGPVVLRLRRTDRIPEERDTDGGFLPTQAAAEPEPADPAALSGLSALTAELCEVRPGGALGEVLRGVRPVFADAPAARAALPELIGEGAQSLIPDGQHAILAPLRGRRRVIGAAVFLRRPERHAFESDDLLVAAQLATHTALGIDKAVLYGREAYIADELQRTMLPETLPRPTGVRLASRYLPAAETARVGGDWYDAIPLPGSRVALVVGDVMGHSMTSAAIMGQLRTTAQTLAGLDLPPQEVLHHLDEQAQRLGTDRMATCLYAVYDPVSHRITIANAGHPPPVLLHQSGEAEVLRVPAGAPIGVGGVDFEAVELDAPAGATLLLYTDGLVESRLRDVWTGIEQLRERLAATARLTGPDHPPPLEALCDEVLDMLGPGDRDDDIALLAARFDGIAPSDVAYWSLDPEETAPGRARRLARGALAEWGLEELSDSVELLVSEVVTNAVRYASRSITLRLLRTDVLRCEVGDDVPQLPRLRQARATDEGGRGLYLVNRLARRWGATRLSTGKVVWFELNGT, encoded by the coding sequence GTGACGGAGCAGCCCACCTCCTACGACAGCCCCCAGCCGGGCGTCGACCCCGCGGACCCCCGCGGGGCGCTCGCACCTGCCCCCCACGCTCCGTACCCCTCGCACGCCCCGCAGCCCTGCGGTACCGCCGCCCTGCCCGCACAGGCGCGCACCGGCGACACGCCCGCCGCACCCGGCGCCACCACGCCCCGCGGCACGGAGAAGGAGTCCCCCGTCAACGGCCCCGAGCACGCGCAGCCCGCCGCCGCCGAGACCGACGCGCACCGTCCGCGGCCCGCGCCCGCCTCGGAGGAGATACCCGTCCAGCCTGCCCCCGACGAGGACCGCAGGACCGGGCGGGGACTGCCGCCCGGGCGGCCGATGCCGATGCGGCGGGTCGGTGACCGGCTGCGGTTCGTCGGCGCCGCGACCCGGCGGATCGCCCGCGGCATCGACCTCGACGAGATCGTGATGGGCCTGTGCCGGGCCACCGTACCGACGTTCTCGGACGCGATCCTCGTCTATCTCCGCGACCCGCTGCCGGTCGGCGACGAGCGGCCCACCGGACCCGTGGTGCTGCGGCTGCGCCGCACCGACCGGATACCCGAGGAGCGGGACACCGACGGCGGCTTCCTGCCCACGCAGGCGGCCGCCGAGCCGGAGCCCGCCGATCCCGCGGCGCTCTCGGGGCTGTCCGCCCTGACCGCCGAGCTGTGCGAGGTGCGCCCCGGCGGCGCCCTGGGCGAGGTGCTGCGCGGCGTACGGCCCGTGTTCGCCGACGCGCCCGCCGCGCGCGCCGCCCTGCCCGAACTGATCGGCGAGGGTGCCCAGTCGCTGATCCCCGACGGGCAGCACGCGATCCTCGCCCCGCTGCGCGGGCGCCGCCGAGTCATCGGCGCGGCGGTCTTCCTGCGCCGCCCGGAGCGCCACGCGTTCGAGTCTGACGACCTGCTGGTGGCCGCCCAGCTCGCCACCCACACCGCGCTCGGCATCGACAAGGCCGTGCTCTACGGCCGCGAGGCCTACATCGCCGACGAGCTCCAGCGCACCATGCTGCCCGAAACGCTGCCCCGCCCGACGGGCGTGCGGCTGGCGTCCCGCTATCTGCCCGCCGCCGAGACGGCCCGCGTGGGCGGCGACTGGTACGACGCCATACCGCTGCCCGGCAGCCGGGTCGCGCTCGTCGTCGGCGACGTCATGGGCCACTCCATGACCTCGGCCGCGATCATGGGCCAGCTTCGTACGACGGCGCAGACCCTCGCGGGGCTCGACCTGCCCCCGCAGGAGGTGCTGCACCACCTCGACGAGCAGGCGCAGCGCCTGGGCACCGACCGCATGGCGACCTGCCTGTACGCCGTGTACGACCCGGTGTCGCACCGCATCACGATCGCCAACGCCGGCCACCCACCGCCCGTCCTGCTGCACCAGAGCGGCGAGGCCGAGGTGCTGCGGGTGCCGGCGGGCGCGCCGATCGGCGTCGGCGGTGTCGACTTCGAGGCGGTCGAGCTGGACGCCCCGGCCGGGGCCACGCTGCTGCTGTACACCGACGGCCTGGTGGAGTCCCGGCTGCGGGACGTGTGGACCGGCATAGAGCAGCTGCGGGAGCGGCTCGCGGCGACCGCCCGGCTGACCGGGCCGGACCATCCGCCGCCGCTGGAGGCGCTGTGCGACGAGGTGCTCGACATGCTCGGCCCGGGCGACCGGGACGACGACATCGCGCTGCTCGCCGCCCGCTTCGACGGGATCGCGCCGAGCGACGTGGCGTACTGGTCGCTGGACCCGGAGGAGACGGCGCCCGGCCGCGCCCGGCGCCTGGCCCGGGGCGCGCTGGCCGAGTGGGGCCTGGAGGAGCTGAGCGACTCGGTGGAGCTGCTGGTCAGCGAGGTCGTCACCAACGCGGTGCGCTACGCGTCGCGCTCGATCACGCTCCGGCTGCTGCGCACCGACGTGCTGCGCTGTGAGGTCGGTGACGACGTGCCGCAGCTGCCCCGGCTGCGGCAGGCCCGCGCCACCGACGAGGGCGGCCGCGGGCTGTATCTGGTGAACCGGCTGGCCCGGCGCTGGGGCGCGACCCGGCTGAGCACCGGCAAGGTGGTCTGGTTCGAGCTGAACGGCACATGA
- a CDS encoding DUF402 domain-containing protein, translated as MADGGAVRREERGGAGGSTGFWAPGSHILWRYRENAGEHIHIARPVTVVRDDPEVLAVWMAPGTECVRPVLADGTPVHVEPLESRYTKPRAVQRDRWFGTGVLKLARPGEPWSVWLFWEPGWRFKNWYVNLEEPLRRWAGGVDSEDHFLDISVNPDRSWHWRDEDEFAQAQRDGLMDARLAERVREAGRAAVDVIHAWGPPFSEAWPRWRPDPSWPVPPLPGDWDRTPTRVSS; from the coding sequence ATGGCAGACGGCGGAGCAGTGCGGCGCGAAGAACGCGGGGGAGCGGGCGGATCGACGGGCTTCTGGGCGCCCGGGAGTCACATCCTGTGGCGATACCGGGAGAACGCCGGCGAGCACATCCACATCGCGCGCCCCGTCACCGTCGTCCGCGACGACCCGGAAGTGCTGGCCGTGTGGATGGCGCCCGGCACCGAGTGCGTACGCCCGGTCCTCGCCGACGGCACCCCCGTGCACGTCGAGCCGCTGGAGTCCCGCTACACCAAGCCCCGCGCCGTGCAGCGCGACCGCTGGTTCGGCACGGGCGTGCTGAAGCTGGCCCGGCCCGGTGAGCCCTGGTCGGTGTGGCTGTTCTGGGAACCGGGCTGGCGGTTCAAGAACTGGTACGTCAATCTCGAGGAGCCGCTGAGGCGTTGGGCGGGCGGCGTCGACTCCGAGGACCACTTCCTGGACATCTCCGTGAACCCGGACCGCAGTTGGCACTGGCGCGACGAGGACGAGTTCGCGCAGGCACAGCGGGACGGCCTGATGGACGCCCGGCTCGCCGAGCGGGTGCGGGAGGCCGGGCGGGCCGCGGTGGACGTGATCCACGCCTGGGGGCCGCCGTTCTCGGAGGCCTGGCCGCGCTGGCGCCCCGATCCGTCCTGGCCGGTACCGCCGCTGCCGGGCGACTGGGACCGTACGCCCACGCGCGTGTCCTCATGA
- a CDS encoding PadR family transcriptional regulator: MSIGHTLLGLLESGPRHGYDLKRAFDEQFGHDRPLHYGQVYATMSRLLKNGLVEVDGIESDGGPERKRYAITDAGITDVEQWLVTPEKPEPYLQSTLYTKIVLALLTHRDASGILDTQRAEHLRSMRVLTERKRRGDLADQLICDHALFHLEADLRWLELTAARLDRLREAVTR; encoded by the coding sequence ATGTCCATCGGTCACACACTTCTCGGGCTCCTGGAGTCCGGTCCCCGGCACGGCTACGACCTGAAGCGGGCCTTCGACGAGCAGTTCGGTCACGACCGGCCGCTGCACTACGGCCAGGTCTACGCGACGATGTCCCGGCTGCTGAAGAACGGTCTCGTCGAGGTCGACGGGATCGAGTCGGACGGCGGCCCCGAGCGCAAGCGGTACGCCATCACCGACGCCGGGATCACCGACGTCGAACAGTGGCTCGTGACGCCGGAGAAGCCGGAGCCGTACCTCCAGTCCACGCTCTACACCAAGATCGTGCTGGCCCTCCTGACCCACCGGGACGCGTCCGGCATCCTCGACACCCAGCGCGCCGAGCACCTGCGCAGCATGCGGGTCCTGACCGAGCGCAAGCGCCGGGGCGACCTCGCGGACCAGCTGATCTGCGACCACGCCCTGTTCCATCTGGAGGCCGACCTGCGCTGGCTGGAACTGACCGCCGCACGCCTGGACCGGCTCCGCGAGGCGGTGACCCGATGA
- a CDS encoding transglycosylase domain-containing protein, which translates to MGRAEDRRARQRGGHRAAPGRRSEPGAGGGSGRSGIRRLFTWRKILGTILGACLLGICSFIVLYLVVDVPEGNAAAKSQSNVYKYSDGSILARKGTVNREIVDLSKVPKPVQLSFVAAENKTFYKDAGVDLKGTARGLLTTLSGRGKAGGSTITQQYVKNYYLNQDQTVSRKLKELVIALKVDRQQSKSDILAGYINTSYYGRGAYGIQAAAQAYYHVDAQDLDVQQGAYLAALLQAPSQYDWAAASATGKRLVKNRWNYVLDNMVEEGWLPKAERDAMKFPVPKEPKGAPGLEGQKGYLVELANKQLEKQLMRQQDLTQSQAEAAVLDQGWTITLNVDKKKQRQLEQAVRGQLTSKLDPKQRKVDGSVQAGAVSVDPKTGGIVALYGGQDYYDHYTSNATRADFQPASTFKPLILAAGLEESATTQDGRPINPNTIYDGTSRRPVQGSAIGFAPPNEDDHDYGRINVQTAMNKSVNSVFAQMGVDVGMKNVLGVAGDLGMETKGLQAVPAQTLGTMGASPLEMAGVYATLDNHGRKVTPSIIKSAEKQNTSVDMPDPIGDQVISRNAADTVTSVLTGVVDDGTARESVANNPLRDGQQVAGKTGTSDENRSAWFTGYTPDLVTSVGLFGEDPKTNHHTSLRGATGLIPGSGRINGGGYPAQIWAAYTFGVTGGAPFDLETTQGAAVQPTDTPTTSAPPSDTPTSEPPTSEAPTSEAPSESATQSPSTSAPPSQSSPPGRPTAPTTSPTLDVTENPLRPKSKTQEEQQ; encoded by the coding sequence ATGGGACGAGCGGAAGACAGACGGGCGCGCCAGCGCGGTGGCCACCGCGCCGCACCGGGGCGCCGCTCGGAGCCGGGCGCGGGTGGCGGGTCCGGCCGCAGCGGCATACGCAGGCTGTTCACCTGGCGCAAGATCCTCGGCACGATCCTCGGCGCCTGCCTGCTCGGCATCTGCTCCTTCATCGTGCTGTACCTGGTGGTCGACGTCCCCGAGGGCAACGCGGCCGCGAAGAGCCAGAGCAACGTCTACAAGTACAGCGACGGCTCGATCCTGGCCCGCAAGGGCACGGTCAACCGGGAGATCGTGGACCTGTCCAAGGTCCCGAAGCCCGTCCAGCTCAGCTTCGTGGCGGCCGAGAACAAGACCTTCTACAAGGACGCCGGCGTCGACCTCAAGGGCACCGCCCGCGGCCTGCTCACCACCCTCTCCGGGCGGGGCAAGGCCGGCGGTTCGACGATCACTCAGCAGTACGTCAAGAACTACTACCTCAACCAGGACCAGACCGTCAGCCGCAAGCTGAAGGAGCTGGTCATAGCGTTGAAGGTGGACCGCCAGCAGTCGAAGAGCGACATCCTCGCGGGCTACATCAACACCAGCTACTACGGCCGCGGCGCCTACGGCATCCAGGCCGCCGCCCAGGCCTACTACCACGTCGACGCCCAGGACCTCGACGTCCAGCAGGGCGCGTACCTCGCCGCGCTGCTCCAGGCGCCGAGCCAGTACGACTGGGCGGCCGCCTCCGCCACCGGCAAGCGGCTGGTCAAGAACCGCTGGAACTACGTCCTGGACAACATGGTCGAGGAGGGCTGGCTGCCCAAGGCGGAGCGCGACGCCATGAAGTTCCCGGTGCCCAAGGAGCCCAAGGGCGCCCCCGGTCTGGAAGGCCAGAAGGGCTACCTGGTCGAGCTCGCCAACAAGCAGCTGGAGAAGCAGCTGATGCGGCAGCAGGACCTCACCCAGTCCCAGGCGGAGGCCGCGGTCCTCGACCAGGGCTGGACCATCACCCTCAACGTCGACAAGAAGAAGCAGCGGCAGCTGGAGCAGGCCGTCCGCGGCCAGCTGACCTCCAAGCTCGACCCGAAGCAGCGCAAGGTCGACGGCAGCGTCCAGGCCGGCGCCGTCTCCGTCGACCCGAAGACGGGCGGGATCGTCGCCCTGTACGGCGGCCAGGACTACTACGACCACTACACCAGCAACGCGACGCGCGCGGACTTCCAGCCGGCGTCGACGTTCAAGCCGCTGATCCTCGCCGCCGGCCTGGAGGAGAGCGCGACGACCCAGGACGGCCGGCCGATCAACCCGAACACGATCTACGACGGCACCAGCCGCCGCCCCGTCCAGGGCAGCGCCATCGGCTTCGCGCCGCCGAACGAGGACGACCACGACTACGGCCGCATCAACGTCCAGACGGCGATGAACAAGTCGGTCAACTCCGTCTTCGCGCAGATGGGCGTGGACGTCGGCATGAAGAACGTGCTCGGCGTCGCGGGCGACCTCGGCATGGAGACCAAGGGCCTGCAGGCCGTACCGGCGCAGACCCTCGGCACCATGGGCGCGAGCCCGCTGGAGATGGCCGGGGTGTACGCCACCCTCGACAACCACGGCCGCAAGGTGACGCCGTCGATCATCAAGTCGGCGGAGAAGCAGAACACCAGCGTCGACATGCCCGACCCGATCGGCGACCAGGTCATCAGCCGCAACGCCGCCGACACGGTGACCTCGGTGCTCACCGGCGTGGTCGACGACGGCACGGCCCGCGAGTCCGTCGCCAACAACCCGCTGCGCGACGGCCAGCAGGTCGCCGGCAAGACGGGCACCTCCGACGAGAACCGCTCGGCCTGGTTCACCGGCTACACGCCCGACCTGGTCACCTCGGTCGGCCTGTTCGGCGAGGACCCCAAGACGAACCATCACACCTCGCTGAGGGGCGCGACCGGCCTGATCCCGGGCAGCGGCCGGATCAACGGCGGCGGCTACCCGGCGCAGATCTGGGCGGCGTACACCTTCGGTGTCACAGGCGGCGCCCCGTTCGACCTGGAGACCACCCAGGGCGCGGCCGTCCAGCCGACCGACACGCCGACGACCTCCGCGCCGCCGTCCGACACGCCGACCAGCGAGCCGCCGACCTCCGAGGCGCCGACGTCCGAGGCGCCGAGCGAGAGCGCGACGCAGAGCCCGAGCACCTCGGCGCCGCCGTCGCAGAGCTCGCCGCCCGGCAGGCCGACCGCGCCGACGACCTCGCCGACGCTCGACGTCACGGAGAACCCGCTGCGGCCGAAGTCCAAGACGCAGGAGGAGCAGCAGTAA